In a genomic window of Nodosilinea sp. E11:
- the pruA gene encoding L-glutamate gamma-semialdehyde dehydrogenase yields the protein MVAPAIKPQTDPLQYEAKTLAIATALLAATREKKNLFAQMRDQMRWDDKIMDFAMGNPGLKVQLFRFIDALPALRSKPEIARHLQEYLSADEVELPSALKGLLNFTNPDSVPGQLAATTVAPAVETLAYRYISGETIEKAIKAIERMRKDKLTFTMDLLGEAVITEAEAQAYLQRYLDLMEQLSAAAKNWKTVDAIDVADGKELAKVQVSVKLTAFYSQFDPLDAEGSRAKVSEHIRTLLRRANELGVAVHFDMEQYRYKALTLSILKDILMEAEFRQRDDLGVTLQAYLQDSYNDLKDLVLWAKNRGTPVTVRLVKGAYWDQETITARQNGWPAPVYSQKVSTDANFERMTRLLLENHQYLYAAIGSHNVRSQAYAMAIAEELAIPRRNIELQVLYGMADKLAKTLADKGYRVRVYSPFGELIPGMSYLIRRLLENTANSSFLRQNQEDVAVETLLAAPEFAAEDAPGHAQHPLPPTPYPNAPDLDFALVTKRAQATEALKTVQAQLGQRYNPIINGEAVDTEATADSVNPSKPAELVGKLGLASQQQADGAIAAAKAAFPAWAATPATERGAILRRAADLMEARRHELNAWMVYEVGKPLGQADPEVSEAIDFCRYYADEMERLDAGYAYDYPGETNRYRYFPMGIAVVISPWNFPLAIATGMTVAALATGNCTILKPAENSAVIAAKIAEILIEAGLPPGVFQYLPARGSTVGAHLVNHPDVHLIAFTGSREVGCRIYAEAAQWRPGQRHLKRVIAEMGGKNAIIIDESADLDQAVQGVVYSAFGYSGQKCSACSRAIVVASVYDTFVNRLIEATRSLNVGEAVKASTKVGPVIDANAQAKIKEYIEKGKAEATLALEMPTPTDGYFVGPTVFTDVPPDAVIAQEEIFGPVLAVIKAQDFDDALRIANDTDYGLTGGLYSRTPSHIERVQNELAVGNIYINRGITGAIVSRQPFGGFKMSGVGSKAGGPDYLLQFLEPRHVSENVQRQGFAPIEGVD from the coding sequence GTGGTAGCCCCCGCAATCAAGCCTCAGACCGACCCGCTACAGTACGAAGCCAAGACCCTGGCGATCGCCACCGCCCTGCTGGCCGCCACCCGCGAGAAAAAAAATCTCTTCGCCCAGATGCGCGATCAGATGCGCTGGGACGACAAAATTATGGACTTCGCCATGGGCAACCCTGGCCTCAAAGTGCAGCTGTTTCGCTTCATCGACGCCCTGCCCGCCCTGCGCAGCAAGCCTGAGATCGCCCGTCACCTGCAAGAGTATCTGTCGGCAGACGAGGTCGAGCTGCCCAGTGCTTTGAAAGGACTGCTGAATTTCACCAACCCCGACTCGGTGCCCGGTCAGCTCGCTGCCACCACCGTTGCCCCCGCTGTTGAAACCCTGGCTTACCGCTACATCTCCGGCGAGACCATCGAGAAGGCGATCAAGGCGATCGAGCGCATGCGCAAGGACAAGCTCACCTTCACCATGGACTTGCTCGGCGAGGCGGTGATCACCGAGGCAGAGGCCCAGGCCTACCTCCAGCGCTACCTGGATTTAATGGAGCAGCTGTCGGCGGCGGCGAAGAACTGGAAGACCGTAGACGCTATTGATGTAGCTGACGGCAAGGAACTGGCCAAAGTTCAGGTCTCGGTCAAGCTCACCGCTTTTTACTCCCAGTTTGACCCGCTCGATGCCGAGGGCAGCCGGGCCAAGGTGAGTGAGCATATTCGCACCCTGCTGCGCCGCGCCAATGAACTCGGCGTCGCCGTTCACTTCGACATGGAGCAATACCGCTACAAGGCGCTAACCCTGTCGATTCTCAAAGACATTTTGATGGAGGCCGAGTTTCGCCAACGCGACGATCTGGGGGTCACCCTGCAAGCCTACCTGCAAGACAGCTACAACGACCTCAAGGATCTAGTGCTGTGGGCCAAGAACCGGGGCACCCCCGTCACCGTGCGCCTGGTCAAAGGAGCCTATTGGGATCAAGAGACGATCACCGCCCGGCAGAACGGCTGGCCCGCCCCGGTCTACAGCCAGAAAGTCTCCACCGACGCCAACTTTGAGCGCATGACCCGGCTGCTGCTAGAAAATCATCAGTATTTGTATGCAGCGATTGGTAGTCATAACGTCAGGTCGCAGGCCTACGCCATGGCGATCGCCGAAGAACTGGCCATTCCCCGCCGCAATATCGAGCTGCAAGTGCTCTACGGCATGGCCGACAAACTGGCCAAAACTCTGGCCGACAAAGGCTACCGCGTGCGGGTCTACTCCCCCTTTGGCGAACTCATCCCCGGCATGTCGTACCTGATTCGCCGCCTGCTGGAGAACACCGCCAACAGCTCCTTCCTGCGGCAAAACCAGGAAGACGTGGCCGTAGAAACCTTGCTGGCCGCCCCGGAGTTTGCCGCAGAAGATGCCCCTGGACACGCCCAGCACCCCCTACCCCCCACCCCCTACCCCAACGCCCCCGACCTCGACTTTGCCCTGGTCACCAAACGCGCCCAGGCCACCGAAGCGCTCAAGACCGTCCAAGCCCAGCTGGGCCAGCGCTACAACCCGATTATCAATGGCGAGGCGGTGGATACTGAGGCCACTGCTGACTCGGTGAACCCCTCGAAGCCAGCGGAGCTGGTCGGTAAGCTGGGTCTAGCGAGTCAGCAGCAGGCCGATGGGGCGATCGCAGCGGCCAAAGCCGCCTTCCCCGCCTGGGCTGCGACCCCAGCCACAGAGCGAGGTGCCATTCTCCGCCGCGCCGCCGACCTGATGGAAGCGCGCCGCCACGAACTCAATGCCTGGATGGTTTACGAGGTGGGTAAGCCCCTGGGCCAGGCCGACCCCGAAGTCTCGGAGGCGATCGACTTCTGCCGCTACTATGCCGACGAAATGGAGCGGCTCGACGCGGGCTACGCCTACGACTACCCCGGTGAAACCAACCGCTACCGCTACTTCCCCATGGGCATTGCGGTGGTGATCTCACCCTGGAACTTCCCGCTGGCGATCGCCACGGGTATGACCGTCGCCGCCCTGGCCACGGGCAACTGCACCATTCTCAAGCCCGCCGAAAACTCCGCCGTGATCGCCGCCAAGATCGCCGAAATTCTGATCGAAGCGGGCCTACCCCCCGGCGTGTTCCAGTACCTGCCCGCCCGAGGTTCTACCGTAGGGGCGCACCTGGTCAATCACCCCGATGTGCACCTGATTGCCTTTACCGGCTCCCGCGAGGTGGGCTGCCGCATCTACGCCGAAGCCGCCCAGTGGCGACCCGGCCAGCGCCACCTCAAGCGGGTGATCGCTGAGATGGGCGGCAAAAACGCCATCATCATCGACGAGAGCGCCGATTTAGATCAGGCCGTCCAGGGCGTGGTCTACTCCGCCTTTGGCTACAGCGGCCAGAAATGCTCGGCCTGCTCCCGCGCCATTGTTGTCGCTTCGGTCTACGACACCTTTGTCAATCGGCTGATCGAGGCCACCCGCTCCCTCAATGTGGGCGAAGCGGTCAAGGCCAGCACCAAAGTCGGCCCGGTGATCGACGCCAATGCCCAGGCCAAAATCAAGGAGTACATCGAAAAAGGCAAGGCCGAAGCCACCCTGGCCCTGGAGATGCCCACCCCCACCGACGGCTACTTTGTCGGGCCAACGGTGTTTACCGACGTGCCCCCCGATGCCGTCATTGCCCAAGAAGAAATCTTTGGCCCAGTTCTCGCGGTGATCAAAGCTCAAGACTTTGACGATGCTCTCCGCATCGCCAACGACACCGACTACGGGCTGACGGGCGGCCTCTACTCGCGCACGCCGTCGCACATCGAGCGGGTGCAAAACGAGCTGGCAGTAGGCAATATCTACATCAACCGAGGGATCACGGGGGCGATTGTCTCCCGCCAACCCTTCGGCGGCTTCAAGATGTCAGGCGTCGGCTCTAAAGCGGGCGGCCCCGACTACCTGCTGCAATTTCTAGAACCTCGCCACGTCAGCGAAAACGTCCAGCGTCAGGGCTTTGCGCCCATTGAGGGGGTCGATTGA
- a CDS encoding tetratricopeptide repeat protein, whose translation MTDDTRDRAKTHFAQGQAAFERGSYREAVECFEEAVQLAKAATPLGGEIQTWLVNAYSAVGKQQEAVALCQALARHPDLDTRKQGKNLLYILQAPQLQRPTNWMTEIPDLDAIAEGGGKNLGSSGYSTTTSKPRSRPKPEEPPIDPSLINRGDNGFLWAALVGIALVLGGLLWLS comes from the coding sequence ATGACTGACGACACCCGCGATCGCGCCAAAACCCACTTTGCCCAGGGCCAAGCCGCCTTTGAGCGAGGCAGCTACCGCGAGGCGGTGGAGTGCTTTGAAGAAGCGGTGCAGCTGGCCAAGGCCGCTACCCCCCTGGGGGGTGAGATTCAGACCTGGCTGGTGAATGCCTACAGCGCCGTGGGCAAGCAGCAAGAAGCCGTTGCCCTCTGCCAGGCCCTGGCCCGACACCCCGACCTCGACACCCGCAAGCAGGGCAAAAATTTGCTCTATATCTTGCAAGCGCCCCAACTCCAGCGCCCCACCAACTGGATGACCGAGATCCCCGATCTAGATGCGATCGCAGAGGGCGGCGGCAAAAATCTGGGGTCCTCGGGCTATAGCACCACGACCTCTAAGCCGCGATCGCGCCCCAAGCCCGAAGAGCCGCCCATCGACCCCAGCTTGATCAATCGCGGCGACAACGGCTTTTTGTGGGCGGCGCTGGTGGGCATTGCCCTGGTGCTGGGCGGGCTGCTGTGGCTGAGCTGA
- a CDS encoding putative selenate ABC transporter substrate-binding protein — protein MVSIRRSWIVGVSSLLLLLPLGACGTSEPEQGTAGEATTSTIPLTAGAIPDQDPELLQRLYSKLADYLEAELGVPVEYRPVTDYAAAVTAFRVGDLDLVWFGALTGVQARLQLPGAEAIAQRDIDEQFHSIFIANADSGIAEIQEISDLAQLKGRTFTFGSESSTSGRLMPQAYLEQAGVDVENDFRGEVGFSSNHDAILKLVEAGTYEVGVLNEQVWIDRLAAGEVDTEKVVQIWRTPPYYNYHWVISPEVDERYGEGFSERVQAALLALDPAVPEHKEILDLFGAERFIVTNNENYAEIEAVGRKIGKIQ, from the coding sequence ATGGTGAGCATTCGCCGTTCATGGATTGTGGGGGTATCGAGCCTCTTGCTGCTATTGCCTTTGGGAGCCTGTGGCACCTCTGAGCCAGAGCAGGGTACCGCTGGGGAAGCAACCACCAGCACCATTCCCCTCACCGCCGGGGCGATTCCTGACCAAGACCCGGAGCTGCTTCAGCGTCTCTACAGCAAGCTGGCCGACTACCTGGAGGCCGAACTGGGCGTGCCGGTGGAGTATAGGCCTGTGACCGACTATGCCGCCGCCGTCACCGCCTTTCGGGTAGGCGATCTAGATTTGGTCTGGTTTGGCGCGCTGACTGGGGTGCAGGCGCGGCTTCAGCTGCCGGGGGCAGAGGCGATCGCCCAGCGCGACATTGACGAGCAGTTCCACAGTATTTTCATCGCCAACGCCGACAGCGGCATTGCCGAAATTCAAGAGATCAGCGACCTGGCCCAGCTCAAGGGCCGCACCTTTACCTTTGGCAGCGAGTCGTCGACTTCGGGGCGGCTGATGCCCCAGGCCTACCTAGAGCAGGCCGGAGTCGATGTGGAGAACGATTTTCGCGGCGAGGTGGGCTTTTCAAGCAACCACGACGCCATTCTCAAGCTGGTGGAGGCAGGTACCTACGAGGTGGGTGTGCTCAATGAGCAGGTGTGGATCGACCGGCTGGCCGCTGGTGAAGTAGACACCGAGAAGGTGGTGCAGATCTGGCGCACCCCGCCTTACTACAACTACCACTGGGTGATCAGCCCCGAGGTGGATGAGCGCTACGGCGAAGGGTTTTCTGAGCGGGTGCAGGCAGCGCTACTGGCCCTCGACCCGGCGGTGCCCGAGCACAAGGAAATTCTCGACCTGTTTGGGGCCGAGCGGTTTATTGTCACCAATAACGAAAACTACGCCGAAATTGAAGCTGTGGGCCGCAAAATCGGCAAGATTCAGTGA
- a CDS encoding phosphonate ABC transporter ATP-binding protein, with product MSPSPVFQLEQVSCRFGTVTALTDCSLSILPGERVALIGPSGAGKSTLLSLLNGSQVPTLGRVVIMGQDVSRLNVRKRRRIQQLVGTVYQQHHLVGNLAVIHNVNAGQLGRWPLPKALWSLVWPQNVDAAAHALAQVGIADKLYARTDRLSGGQQQRVALARVLLQDPAAILADEPISSVDPERSRALMDLLRQLSETTGKTLVISLHEVEFAVKYCDRIIGLRQGQILFDAPAQAITKAMMTSLYQL from the coding sequence GTGAGCCCATCGCCAGTGTTTCAGCTAGAGCAGGTGAGTTGTCGGTTTGGGACGGTGACGGCCTTGACCGATTGCAGCCTGAGCATTTTGCCAGGCGAGCGGGTGGCGCTGATTGGCCCTAGCGGGGCGGGCAAGAGCACGCTGCTGAGTCTGCTCAACGGCAGCCAGGTGCCGACTCTGGGGCGGGTGGTGATCATGGGGCAGGATGTCAGCCGTCTAAATGTTAGAAAACGACGGCGAATTCAGCAGCTGGTGGGTACCGTCTACCAGCAGCACCACCTGGTGGGCAATCTGGCGGTGATTCACAACGTCAATGCGGGGCAGCTAGGCCGCTGGCCGCTGCCCAAAGCCCTGTGGTCGCTCGTGTGGCCCCAAAATGTAGACGCCGCCGCCCATGCTTTAGCCCAGGTGGGCATTGCCGACAAGCTCTATGCCCGCACCGATCGCCTCTCGGGCGGGCAGCAGCAGCGAGTGGCCCTAGCGCGGGTGCTGCTGCAAGACCCGGCGGCGATTTTGGCGGATGAGCCGATTTCGAGCGTTGACCCCGAGCGATCGCGTGCGCTAATGGATCTGCTGCGTCAGCTCAGTGAAACCACCGGCAAAACCCTGGTGATCAGCCTGCATGAGGTGGAGTTTGCGGTTAAGTACTGCGATCGCATCATCGGCCTGCGCCAGGGACAAATTTTGTTTGATGCCCCAGCGCAGGCGATCACTAAAGCGATGATGACCAGCCTTTACCAGCTCTAA
- a CDS encoding 6-carboxytetrahydropterin synthase has translation MKCIINRRAQFSASHRYWLSDLSDAENAQRFGPCTNFPGHGHNYVLYVAMAGDLDEYGMVLNLSDVKHVIKKEVTAQLDFSYLNDVWPEFQRTLPTTEFIAKVIWDRLAPYLPIVNIQLFEHPELWSDYSGNAMEAFLTVSTHFSAAHRLASPRLSYEENCEIYGKCARPHGHGHNYHLEVTVKGQIDDRTGMLVDLVALQAAIDEHVVEPFDHTFLNKDIPYFAEVVPTAENIAVHIRDLLQSPIADLGASLHKVKLIESPNNSAEVYAAVPLAGAETLVTPEFATV, from the coding sequence ATGAAATGCATTATCAATCGCCGAGCGCAGTTTTCAGCCAGCCATCGCTACTGGCTAAGTGACCTGAGCGACGCCGAAAACGCCCAGCGATTTGGCCCTTGCACCAATTTTCCTGGCCACGGCCACAACTACGTGCTCTACGTAGCGATGGCAGGCGACCTCGATGAATACGGTATGGTGCTCAACCTCTCCGACGTCAAGCACGTGATCAAAAAAGAAGTCACGGCCCAGCTCGATTTTTCCTACCTCAACGACGTCTGGCCAGAGTTTCAGCGCACCCTGCCCACCACCGAATTTATCGCCAAGGTGATTTGGGATCGCCTCGCCCCCTATCTTCCCATCGTCAACATTCAGCTCTTCGAACACCCCGAACTCTGGTCCGACTACTCAGGTAATGCCATGGAAGCTTTTCTCACCGTCAGCACTCACTTCAGCGCCGCCCACCGCCTGGCCTCGCCGCGCCTCAGCTATGAAGAGAACTGCGAGATCTATGGCAAGTGCGCTCGCCCCCATGGTCACGGCCACAATTATCATCTGGAGGTGACCGTCAAGGGTCAGATTGACGATCGCACCGGCATGCTGGTCGATTTAGTCGCCCTCCAGGCCGCCATCGACGAGCACGTCGTCGAGCCCTTCGACCACACCTTTCTCAACAAAGACATCCCCTACTTCGCTGAGGTGGTACCCACCGCCGAAAATATTGCTGTCCATATCCGCGACCTGCTGCAAAGCCCGATCGCAGACCTCGGAGCCAGCCTGCACAAGGTCAAGCTCATTGAAAGCCCAAACAATTCTGCCGAAGTCTATGCCGCCGTGCCCCTAGCCGGGGCAGAAACCCTGGTTACCCCTGAGTTTGCAACAGTTTAG
- a CDS encoding DUF4278 domain-containing protein yields the protein MKLCYRGVDYDYNPPSLEVRESEITGRYRGRPMKFSYVSHLPVTQPIGNYTYRGVAYSTNCHGQVQSPEAVAQRQPVFQPGRVTMDTGLKARRHLLREAAYAHRINIQQSIQHRIEVARSQGNDQLLQQLEEELHQLA from the coding sequence ATGAAACTTTGCTATCGCGGCGTAGATTACGATTACAACCCGCCTTCTCTCGAAGTGCGCGAGAGTGAGATCACCGGACGTTACCGGGGTCGTCCCATGAAATTCTCCTACGTTAGCCATTTGCCCGTAACTCAACCCATTGGCAACTATACCTATCGTGGAGTCGCCTACAGCACCAATTGCCACGGGCAAGTGCAGTCTCCCGAGGCTGTTGCCCAACGCCAGCCGGTGTTTCAGCCTGGGCGCGTGACGATGGATACGGGGCTAAAGGCTCGGCGGCATCTGTTGAGAGAAGCTGCCTATGCCCACCGCATCAACATTCAGCAGTCTATTCAGCATCGGATTGAAGTGGCTCGCTCCCAGGGCAATGACCAGCTGCTACAGCAGCTTGAAGAAGAGCTGCATCAGTTGGCGTAG
- the ybaK gene encoding Cys-tRNA(Pro) deacylase has product MSKTNAARLLDRLKLPYEILEYEVDPDDLAAESTAEKLGLPPEQVFKTLVTKGDRKGVCLAVIPGSAQLDLKALAVLAGDRKTDTVPLKDVQPLTGYIRGGVTALGTKKVYPVYGDDSMLRFDRIAVSAGKRGLMLWLAPQDYVTATQATLGAIARFQP; this is encoded by the coding sequence GTGAGCAAAACCAACGCCGCCCGCCTGCTCGACCGCCTCAAGCTGCCCTATGAGATTCTAGAGTACGAGGTTGACCCCGATGACCTGGCGGCAGAAAGCACCGCCGAAAAATTGGGCCTGCCGCCGGAGCAGGTGTTTAAGACGCTGGTAACCAAGGGCGATCGCAAGGGTGTCTGTCTGGCGGTTATTCCTGGCAGCGCCCAGCTCGACCTAAAAGCGTTGGCGGTGCTAGCGGGCGATCGCAAAACCGACACCGTGCCGCTCAAAGACGTGCAGCCCCTGACTGGCTACATTCGCGGTGGCGTTACCGCGTTGGGCACCAAAAAGGTCTACCCAGTCTATGGGGATGACTCAATGCTCAGGTTTGACAGGATAGCCGTATCGGCGGGCAAGCGCGGTCTAATGCTATGGTTAGCCCCCCAAGACTATGTGACGGCCACCCAAGCAACCCTCGGCGCGATCGCTCGGTTTCAGCCATAG
- the asnS gene encoding asparagine--tRNA ligase, whose amino-acid sequence MPRIRDILHAGEPGQNTTIQGWVRTKREAKGITFVEVNDGSSMAGLQVVLNADLAGYDTVVKDLTTGSSVEIGGTLVESPGKGQRVELQGESITVYGTADGETYPLQKKRHSFEYLRTLGHLRSRTNTLGAVFRVRNACAQAIHQFFNERGFLWMHTPIITASDCEGAGEMFAVTGLDLANPPKTKAGTVDYSQDFFGKPAYLTVSGQLEAEIMAMAFSNVYTFGPTFRAENSNTSRHLAEFWMVEPEMAFCDLTGNMDLAEEFLKYIFHSVLEQCPEDMEFFNQRIDDSVLATADNIINNTFERITYTEAVKLLEKADKTFEFPVEWGIDLQSEHERYLAEDLFKKPTIVTDYPTGIKAFYMRLNDGGETVAAMDVLAPKVGEIIGGSQREERLDVLERRIAEAGLPIEDYWWYLDLRRFGTVPHAGFGLGFERLVQFMTGMGNIRDVIPFPRTPDSIEF is encoded by the coding sequence ATGCCCCGCATCCGAGACATTCTGCACGCTGGCGAACCAGGTCAAAACACCACTATCCAGGGCTGGGTGCGCACCAAGCGCGAGGCCAAGGGCATCACCTTTGTGGAAGTGAATGACGGCTCGTCAATGGCGGGGTTGCAGGTGGTGCTCAACGCCGATCTAGCGGGTTATGACACCGTGGTTAAAGATCTGACCACCGGCTCTTCAGTAGAGATTGGCGGCACCCTGGTCGAGTCGCCCGGCAAGGGCCAGCGGGTAGAACTACAAGGCGAGAGCATTACCGTCTACGGCACCGCCGACGGCGAAACCTACCCACTGCAAAAAAAACGCCACTCCTTTGAGTATTTGCGTACGCTGGGGCATCTCAGGTCGCGCACCAATACCCTCGGGGCTGTGTTCCGGGTTCGCAACGCCTGCGCCCAGGCGATCCATCAGTTCTTCAACGAGCGCGGCTTCCTGTGGATGCACACGCCAATCATCACCGCCAGTGACTGCGAAGGGGCGGGCGAAATGTTTGCCGTCACCGGTTTAGATTTAGCAAACCCCCCAAAAACTAAAGCCGGTACGGTGGACTACAGCCAAGACTTCTTCGGCAAGCCCGCCTACCTCACCGTCAGCGGCCAGCTCGAAGCCGAGATCATGGCGATGGCCTTCAGCAATGTCTACACCTTTGGCCCCACCTTTCGGGCCGAAAACTCCAACACTTCGCGCCACCTGGCCGAATTTTGGATGGTGGAGCCAGAGATGGCCTTCTGTGACCTGACCGGCAACATGGACTTAGCGGAAGAGTTCCTCAAGTACATCTTTCACTCGGTGCTGGAGCAGTGCCCGGAGGATATGGAATTCTTTAACCAGCGGATCGACGACTCGGTGCTGGCCACCGCCGACAACATTATCAACAACACCTTCGAGCGCATCACCTATACCGAGGCGGTGAAGCTGCTGGAAAAAGCCGATAAAACCTTTGAGTTCCCGGTCGAGTGGGGCATTGACCTGCAATCGGAGCACGAGCGCTACCTGGCAGAAGACCTGTTCAAAAAGCCCACCATCGTTACCGACTACCCCACCGGCATTAAGGCCTTCTACATGCGGCTCAACGACGGCGGCGAAACCGTGGCGGCCATGGACGTGCTGGCCCCCAAGGTGGGCGAAATCATCGGCGGCTCCCAGCGGGAAGAGCGCCTCGACGTATTAGAGCGCCGCATCGCTGAGGCCGGTTTGCCCATCGAAGACTACTGGTGGTATCTCGACCTACGCCGCTTTGGCACCGTGCCCCATGCAGGCTTTGGCCTCGGCTTCGAGCGCCTGGTGCAGTTTATGACTGGCATGGGCAACATTCGCGATGTCATTCCCTTCCCTCGCACCCCCGACAGCATCGAGTTTTAG
- a CDS encoding recombinase family protein: MRIVVYCYREAGTEIAVLAGLDPALLTSVQQVYTDIALPTEPGYRPERDRLLTDVQTTPTDLVLVEALGALGNDPEEVSTWVETLETTGAEVVSLNGCRVALDSLLQGAELANQHRRRRLRAGHARNRLQALPPPGKPPYGYRRGQGRYLIDRATAPVVTACVNEFLLYGSLRGAVRFIEGKFGKRISASTGRRWLTHPVYRGDLQYQDGTVLRDTHAAIISRDEAAQIDRLLRRNRPLPPRTAGAARSLAGLVTCQECSQPLTISKTTPRGQAKSYLYLRPSGCSRRPRCKAIAYDTALHRIVAEICQVLPQAVAQFTSRIPAGAPAPYTRLQAAIDSKEAAIAQLPALETSGILDGETAALRRYKLRGEISALHQQLAQLPPVNLQELSQSVSIPQFWLDLSEAERRFFFREFIRDIQLVRDGDAWRVELVLVF; this comes from the coding sequence GTGCGAATTGTGGTCTACTGCTACCGGGAGGCAGGCACTGAAATCGCTGTGTTAGCGGGCCTAGATCCAGCCCTGCTGACTTCAGTTCAACAGGTTTACACCGACATAGCCCTGCCGACCGAGCCGGGCTATCGGCCAGAGCGCGATCGCTTGCTCACCGACGTGCAGACTACCCCCACAGACCTGGTTTTAGTTGAAGCCCTAGGGGCTTTGGGCAATGACCCCGAAGAAGTAAGTACCTGGGTCGAGACCTTAGAAACTACAGGCGCTGAAGTCGTCTCGCTAAACGGTTGCCGTGTAGCCTTAGACAGCCTGCTTCAGGGGGCTGAATTGGCAAATCAGCATCGCCGCCGTCGCCTGCGAGCAGGCCATGCCCGAAACCGGCTACAGGCGTTACCTCCCCCTGGCAAGCCCCCCTACGGCTATCGCCGGGGCCAGGGCCGCTACCTGATCGATCGCGCCACCGCCCCGGTTGTTACCGCCTGTGTTAACGAATTTTTGCTCTACGGCTCCCTGCGGGGAGCGGTGCGCTTTATTGAAGGTAAATTTGGCAAGCGCATTTCAGCCTCCACGGGGCGGCGCTGGCTGACTCACCCGGTGTATCGAGGTGACCTGCAATATCAGGATGGCACCGTTCTGCGCGACACCCACGCCGCCATCATCAGCCGCGACGAGGCCGCTCAGATCGATCGCCTGCTGCGCCGCAACCGACCGTTGCCCCCCAGAACGGCAGGAGCCGCGCGATCGCTTGCCGGTCTGGTCACCTGCCAAGAGTGCAGCCAGCCCCTGACCATTTCGAAAACTACCCCACGCGGTCAAGCTAAAAGCTATCTATATTTGCGGCCCAGCGGCTGCTCACGCCGTCCGCGCTGCAAAGCCATTGCCTACGACACAGCATTACACCGCATCGTCGCCGAAATTTGCCAGGTGCTTCCCCAGGCGGTGGCCCAGTTCACCAGCCGTATCCCAGCGGGAGCCCCGGCCCCCTACACGCGGTTGCAGGCAGCGATCGACAGTAAAGAAGCGGCGATCGCTCAGCTGCCCGCCCTAGAAACCTCTGGCATTCTCGATGGCGAAACCGCCGCCCTGCGTCGCTACAAACTGCGTGGCGAAATCTCTGCCCTGCACCAGCAGTTGGCCCAGCTGCCCCCCGTCAACCTGCAAGAGCTATCGCAGTCGGTGTCGATTCCCCAGTTTTGGCTCGACCTGTCGGAGGCCGAGCGCAGGTTTTTCTTCCGCGAATTCATCCGCGACATTCAGCTTGTGCGAGATGGTGATGCTTGGCGAGTAGAGCTAGTGCTGGTATTTTGA
- a CDS encoding ribonuclease Z translates to MQITFLGTSSGVPTRARNVSSVALRLPQRAEVWLFDCGEGTQHQFLRSEFKSSQIRRIFITHMHGDHIFGLMGLLASCGLAGNRQQRIDIYGPKPLNDYLQASRRYSQTHFSLPIKIHAVEPGLVFEDDDFRVTCDLLEHRVPAYGYRIEERDRPGHFDVKRAQALGIPSGPIYGQLKQGQRVTLADGRTINGADLCGPDLVGRKLVYCTDTIYCDRAVDLAANADVLIHEATFSHRDADLAYQRLHSTSTMAAQVALAARAKQLIMTHFSPRYAPGNDIQLPDLLAEARAIFPQTTMAHDFMLYDIPRQDEKILASSSV, encoded by the coding sequence TTGCAGATTACATTTTTGGGTACCAGTTCTGGCGTGCCTACCCGCGCGCGCAATGTGTCGAGCGTAGCGCTGCGGCTGCCTCAGCGGGCTGAAGTGTGGTTGTTTGACTGCGGTGAGGGTACTCAGCACCAGTTTTTGCGCAGCGAGTTTAAGTCGAGCCAGATTCGCCGCATTTTTATTACCCATATGCACGGCGATCATATCTTTGGCCTGATGGGGCTGCTGGCCAGCTGCGGCTTGGCGGGTAACCGGCAGCAGCGCATCGATATCTATGGCCCCAAGCCCCTCAATGACTATCTGCAAGCCAGTCGCCGCTACTCGCAAACCCACTTTTCGCTACCGATTAAAATCCACGCCGTCGAGCCGGGGCTGGTGTTTGAGGATGATGATTTTCGGGTGACCTGCGACCTGTTAGAACACCGGGTGCCGGCCTACGGCTACCGGATTGAGGAGCGCGATCGCCCAGGGCATTTTGATGTCAAGCGGGCTCAGGCGTTGGGAATTCCCTCAGGGCCAATCTACGGTCAGCTCAAGCAGGGGCAGCGGGTCACGCTCGCCGATGGCCGCACCATCAATGGGGCCGACCTCTGTGGGCCAGACCTGGTGGGGCGCAAGCTAGTGTACTGCACCGACACCATCTACTGCGATCGCGCTGTCGATCTCGCCGCTAACGCCGACGTGCTAATCCACGAAGCTACCTTTTCCCATCGAGATGCTGACCTGGCCTACCAGCGGCTCCACTCTACATCGACGATGGCGGCCCAGGTAGCTCTCGCCGCTCGGGCTAAGCAGCTGATCATGACCCACTTTAGCCCCCGCTACGCCCCCGGCAACGACATTCAACTGCCCGATCTGCTGGCCGAGGCGCGGGCCATTTTCCCCCAAACCACCATGGCCCACGACTTTATGCTCTACGATATCCCTCGCCAAGACGAAAAGATCCTGGCGTCGTCCTCGGTTTAG